In the Anastrepha obliqua isolate idAnaObli1 chromosome 1, idAnaObli1_1.0, whole genome shotgun sequence genome, one interval contains:
- the LOC129241964 gene encoding methionyl-tRNA formyltransferase, mitochondrial — MLCNNNFKLNFFKYRRKINESVGIILSHRRWKCEQTLAIESATNTKWKVLFFGTDAFSLPSLQSLHKDYYNSLESSALGVVTSFKNPANCVRSYAEKHQLAVHRWPIVPDVCRGYDLGVVVSFGHLIPEKIIKAFPNGMINVHASLLPRWRGAAPIIYAIMHGDKRAGVSIMKIEPKHFDVGDILAQREVAIKDDILMPELHSELAIEGANLLVNTIKRLPSCLESAKVQNNENATFAPKITNAITEVNWTQISAEQLHRRFRALFGFKHLNTRFQNKIVQLVDVKLPVLQETPAYLNNGECGKFMYDRKRRCVLVRCAGDSYIELHQLRVEGKKVMTAMEFNNGFLKEMKSTQPLLFTSK; from the exons ATGCtttgcaataataattttaaattaaatttctttaaatatcgAAGAAAAATCAATGAGAGTGTTGGCATAATTCTTAGCCATCGTCGttggaaatgtgagcaaacattGGCCATTGAATCAGCGACAAACACGAAATGGAAAGTGTTGTTTTTCGGAACGGATGCGTTTTCGTTACCTAGTCTCCAATCGCTGCATAAAGACTA TTATAATAGTTTGGAAAGTAGTGCGTTGGGCGTGGTAACTTCATTTAAAAACCCAGCTAACTGTGTACGCAGTTACGCGGAGAAACACCAACTAGCAGTTCATCGCTGGCCAATAGTGCCGGATGTCTGCCGAGGATATGATTTAGGTGTTGTAGTCTCATTTGGTCATTTGATACCAgagaaaataattaaagcaTTTCCGAA TGGCATGATTAACGTTCATGCTAGTCTGCTGCCGCGTTGGCGCGGCGCGGCGCCTATTATCTATGCCATAATGCACGGGGATAAGCGTGCAGGAGTATCCATAATGAAAATAGAGCCCAAACACTTTGATGTGGGAGAT ATACTTGCGCAGCGTGAAGTAGCCATAAAAGATGACATTCTAATGCCCGAATTGCATAGTGAGTTGGCCATAGAAGGTGCGAACTTACTTGTTAATACTATAAAAAGGTTGCCCAGTTGCCTAGAATCTGCAAAAgtacaaaataatgaaaacgccACTTTTG CGCCTAAAATAACAAATGCCATTACGGAAGTGAATTGGACACAAATTAGTGCTGAACAACTTCATCGAAGATTTCGCGCCCTCTTTGGTTTTAAACACTTAAACACAAGATTTCAAAACAAGATTGTGCAACTCGTAGACGTTAAGTTACCTGTTTTGCAAGAAACACCTGCATATCTAAACAACGGTGAATGTGGTAAATTTATGTATGATCGCAAAAGGCGTTGTGTGCTGGTGCGATGCGCTGGTGACTCTTATATAGAATTACATCAACTACGTGTCGAGGGGAAAAAGGTTATGACGGCGATGGAATTTAATAATGGATTCCTTAAAGAAATGAAATCAACACAACCGCTTTTGTttacaagtaaataa
- the LOC129241982 gene encoding 39S ribosomal protein L32, mitochondrial — translation MSRTVYLGLRYFLNSLENLLSFGYRGQPPTQLAVAGFPSFELNSPRTSADTEKSGRFSLKELLGDGILWAVPKHRRTIEKRLKRKFGVPEYNWKPLTVKTNLRNCNQCGHDHELGVLCPHCYKKVEQETRLMQDKIQEKLGLEPVEHEVVVLYEGEKFEKYADAADEKNVRIVEMQKPRPVWFSKNLMQKTTAQPADTKEVKPANLG, via the exons atgtcacGAACCGTCTATTTAGGTCTCCGTTATTTCCTTAATAGTCTTGAAAATTTGCTGTCATTCGGTTACAGAGGTCAACCGCCAA CGCAATTGGCTGTAGCCGGCTTTCCTAGTTTTGAATTGAACTCGCCACGAACCAGCGCAGACACCGAAAAATCTGGTCGATTTAGTCTCAAGGAGTTGTTGGGTGATGGTATTTTGTGGGCTGTGCCGAAGCATCGACGCACAATTGAAAAAAGGCTGAAACGCAAATTTGGTGTACCCGAGTATAACTGGAAACCATTGACCGTAAAGACAAATTTACGTAACTGTAATCAGTGCGGTCATGACCACGAACTGGGCGTACTATGCC CTCACTGTTACAAAAAGGTGGAGCAGGAAACTCGTTTAATGCAAGATAAAATACAGGAAAAGTTGGGACTAGAACCCGTTGAACATGAAGTCGTCGTACTCTACGAGGGCGAGAAATTTGAGAAATATGCAGATGCggctgatgaaaaaaatgtacgcATTGTAGAAATGCAAAAGCCACGTCCTGTTTGGTTCAGTAAAAACTTGATGCAAAAAACTACCGCACAGCCGGCAGACACCAAAGAAGTAAAGCCTGCAAACTTGGGCTAA
- the LOC129241953 gene encoding protein spindle-F codes for MESGPSSGNTLASEYALRVALQTMKERCLVLQRRLAVLDQDNQELRESIEAGKTTSIAQNSNGPTAAVANELMVLRMHVLELSRQKQQLSESINMVSNENRKLWSRLSQIAKDNNWRAAKEAYIAGVEGEQDDLQTSPQNGGGASQNLIRSKTFTQHSPNPNLRHKLIPNGSELSMEEVALDGYEQNVEVVEDKNGYGTTADSELGFAFLNVDDGANEAGNNDDADLDPVAKKCMEGLQEMQREAIKQQQALIALESKLALQPCTDCAKKSKKPETADKSLETDESLSEALQVNKKLEDKGVKAWPGYNESEEVYSCSNDTEEETFLGVDGYYDKVQDVCNIESADRLCPLCGRKFDHTVPWEQFQQHVEAHFTGRDIEF; via the exons ATGGAGTCGGGGCCAAGCTCTGGCAATACTCTTGCCTCAGAGTATGCATTGCGTGTGGCGTTGCAAACAATGAAGGAGCGTTGCCTGGTACTTCAGCGACGCCTGGCTGTATTGGATCAAGATAATCAAGAACTACGGGAAAGCATTGAGGCAGGTAAAACGACATCGATAGCACAGAACAGTAATGGCCCCACAGCTGCCGTTGCGAATGAGCTGATGGTATTGCGTATGCATGTTTTGGAATTAAGTCGTCAAAAGCAACAATTAAGCGAAAGCATAAACATGGTTTCAAACGAAAACCGAAAGCTCTGGTCGCGACTCTCCCAAATAGCCAAAGATAATAATTGGCGTGCCGCAAAGGAGGCATATATAGCGGGAGTCGAGGGCGAACAAGATGACTTGCAAACAAGCCCACAAAATGGTGGTGGTGCTAGTCAAAATCTTATACGTTCCAAAACATTTACACAACACTCGCCCAATCCTAATTTACGCCACAAGCTAATACCAAATGGCTCCGAACTAAGCATGGAAGAAGTTGCCTTAGATGGCTACGAGCAAAACGTCGAAGTAGTCGAAGACAAAAATGGTTATGGAACAACCGCAGATAGTGAATTAGGGTTTGCTTTCCTGAATGTTGACGATGGTGCTAACGAGGCAGGCAATAACGACGATGCAGACTTAGATCCTGTAGCTAAGAAATGCATGGAAGGTTTACAAGAAATGCAACGGGAGGCAattaaacaacaacaagcacttATTGCGCTTGAGAGTAAATTgg CTCTTCAGCCGTGCACAGATTGTGCAAAGAAATCAAAGAAACCAGAAACTGCTGACAAAAGCCTTGAAACGGATGAAAGCCTCAGCGAAGCATTGCAAGTGAATAAAAAACTAGAGGACAAAGGCGTAAAAGCATGGCCGGGCTATAATGAATCTGAAGAAGTATATTCTTGTTCCAATGATACAGAGGAAGAAACCTTCTTGGGTGTAGATGGATATTATGATAAAGTACAGGACGTATGTAATATCGAATCTGCTGATCGTTTGTGTCCATTgtgtggaaggaaatttgacCACACTGTGCCGTGGGAGCAGTTCCAGCAGCACGTCGAAGCTCATTTCACCGGGAGGGACATTGAGTTCTGA